One region of Sulfuriroseicoccus oceanibius genomic DNA includes:
- a CDS encoding CotH kinase family protein, translated as MKTSAILLSFMFCCAGAASGAPVISEFMASNDTTIADEDGEFADWIEIYNPGPGAVDLTGWHLTDDEAVPTQWTFPAVSVPEGGYLVVFASKKNRAVTGSELHTNFKLSAGGEYLALVMPDGVTKSTEFNLYPAQITDISYGLPQQSLVAETVVDEGADLRYHVPTGPVADWNSAAFDDSTWSAAVSGVGYERSAGNEFDPFITTDIESDTYGVHTSIYLRYLFDLADKAAVQEMRLHTICDDGFVAYLNGQLLVSQNAPSPANWDSAALASETDPNTFDSWDISEHLASLRDGTNVLAIHLLNHKTTSSDLLMLPKLDLLRAADTTPDAYSYFVEPTPGSVNNTEPGLPSGDVTVSVPSGVKSGAISVTLSTPAVDAEIRYTLDGTDPDESSALYSGPLAISDPVQLRARAYEPDKTGGRVAKGDYSFLDASLLEYASDVPVIVMDNFGAGAYPNKGRSADGNNVVKLPWQGNVVSFYDVAGNGLPFSQSPSLESRTGCRVRGSSSSTFPRKSLSVEFWDDNDDDNDTISPLGMPAEADWALYAPYQNYDRTLLHNFVSFEFGKLIGAAAPESRVVVVFQNKDGGKIGLNDLAGVYVLMEKVERNRIGTDFEEMSADGMSGGWMIEIDRLDSIPVGMPADTVQPNFHCAGPNGILEIPDDVDGDSSPQSEDDISTYYHSFLNFAEPDGYEILPDQRNQVQTRVRAMDAMMWSAGFGNQETGYPAVIDVDSWVRYYLVHNFSRNQDAIVLSTRIFQRTPGAKIEMGPLWDFDRAYAFQGSASAHPLWASDRDWYAALFGDSNFRQSHQDAWQEARRTTITDDALRALVDRGAAGLKQDQIEASGVSYSTWLSELEIMKDWMVTRARYLDAQYEPLPTVSPTQREFSDSVSVTMAPLDGGVVYFTTDGSDPRAWGGAVAAGASVYSSPLVVTQRTRVVARTYDGGRWSGKVVQDYYQAAELPELVVSEVAYHPGAPTADEVAAGYSSDDGFEYVEFQNIGAGAVDLSVLALGGGVSFDFAQGSQAQLAPGGRVLVVANRSAFETRHGTGHPVAGEYVGTLSNSSDQIVLRDSHLGFEYQNFTYQDSAPWPESADGAGYSLVLKEPESNPDHTVAENWRGSQMPNGNPGATDARAAFTGTASADNDGDGVSALVEHFLGTSDSVATEGMNRMTVGQALVSELGEVFPTLEVRYQIGADDVIGHVEWSSTLDGWDAGDAYLLLLSDTPNGDGSATQVWRSVRPLEQAPQFFRVKVLER; from the coding sequence ATGAAAACCAGTGCCATCCTTTTATCTTTTATGTTCTGCTGCGCCGGGGCGGCGAGCGGAGCTCCTGTGATCTCGGAGTTCATGGCATCGAATGACACGACGATTGCCGATGAAGACGGTGAGTTCGCGGATTGGATTGAAATTTACAACCCGGGGCCGGGCGCGGTCGATTTGACGGGATGGCATCTGACGGATGATGAGGCGGTGCCTACGCAGTGGACATTTCCGGCGGTGAGTGTTCCGGAGGGCGGCTATCTGGTTGTGTTCGCGTCTAAGAAGAACCGTGCGGTTACCGGGAGTGAATTGCACACCAACTTCAAGTTGTCTGCGGGAGGTGAGTATTTGGCGTTGGTGATGCCTGACGGGGTAACCAAGAGTACCGAGTTCAATCTGTATCCGGCGCAAATTACCGACATCTCCTATGGCTTACCTCAGCAAAGCCTGGTGGCGGAGACTGTGGTGGATGAGGGGGCGGACTTGCGGTATCACGTTCCGACCGGCCCGGTAGCGGATTGGAATAGCGCTGCATTCGATGACTCAACCTGGAGCGCTGCGGTCTCAGGTGTGGGCTATGAAAGGTCGGCAGGGAATGAGTTTGATCCGTTCATCACGACGGATATCGAGTCGGATACCTATGGAGTGCATACGTCCATCTATTTGCGTTACTTGTTCGATCTCGCCGACAAGGCGGCAGTTCAAGAAATGCGCTTGCATACGATTTGTGACGACGGGTTCGTCGCTTATCTGAATGGTCAGCTTTTGGTGAGTCAGAATGCTCCGAGCCCGGCAAACTGGGACAGTGCCGCCCTCGCGTCCGAGACGGATCCTAATACGTTCGATAGCTGGGACATCTCTGAGCATCTGGCAAGCCTGAGGGACGGAACCAATGTGCTCGCGATCCACTTGTTGAATCACAAGACGACGAGCTCGGATTTGCTGATGTTGCCCAAGTTGGATTTGCTGCGCGCGGCAGACACTACGCCTGATGCGTATTCGTACTTTGTGGAGCCAACTCCCGGAAGTGTTAACAATACCGAGCCCGGGTTGCCGTCGGGGGATGTGACGGTGTCGGTGCCCAGTGGGGTGAAGTCCGGGGCGATCAGCGTCACGCTGAGCACGCCTGCAGTAGATGCGGAGATCCGTTACACGCTGGATGGTACCGACCCGGATGAATCGAGTGCATTGTACAGCGGACCTCTTGCGATTTCGGATCCTGTGCAGTTGCGGGCCAGAGCTTACGAGCCCGATAAAACAGGTGGCCGGGTGGCGAAGGGTGACTACAGCTTCCTCGATGCAAGTTTGCTTGAGTATGCCTCGGATGTGCCGGTGATCGTGATGGACAACTTCGGCGCAGGTGCCTATCCGAACAAGGGAAGGTCTGCGGATGGCAATAATGTGGTGAAGTTGCCGTGGCAGGGGAATGTGGTGAGTTTTTACGATGTTGCTGGAAACGGTCTGCCATTCTCACAGTCGCCGTCGCTGGAATCACGGACGGGGTGCCGGGTGCGCGGTTCGAGTTCGAGTACCTTCCCTCGCAAGTCGCTTTCAGTTGAGTTCTGGGACGACAACGATGACGACAACGACACGATTTCCCCCTTGGGGATGCCGGCGGAGGCTGACTGGGCGTTGTACGCGCCGTATCAGAACTACGATAGAACCTTGCTTCACAATTTTGTGAGCTTTGAGTTCGGGAAGCTGATTGGAGCGGCGGCACCGGAGAGCCGGGTGGTGGTGGTTTTCCAGAACAAGGATGGAGGGAAGATCGGGCTGAACGATCTGGCTGGTGTCTATGTGCTGATGGAGAAGGTCGAGCGTAACCGAATTGGTACGGACTTCGAGGAGATGAGTGCCGATGGGATGAGTGGTGGGTGGATGATTGAGATCGACCGGTTGGACTCCATCCCTGTGGGGATGCCTGCGGATACGGTGCAGCCTAACTTCCACTGTGCCGGGCCGAATGGGATCCTTGAGATTCCTGATGATGTCGATGGGGATAGCAGCCCGCAATCCGAGGACGATATCTCGACTTACTATCATTCGTTCCTCAACTTCGCCGAGCCGGACGGCTACGAGATCCTGCCGGATCAGCGCAACCAGGTGCAGACGCGGGTTCGGGCGATGGACGCGATGATGTGGTCGGCTGGATTTGGCAACCAAGAGACGGGGTATCCTGCGGTCATCGATGTCGACAGCTGGGTGCGTTATTACCTGGTGCACAACTTCTCACGCAATCAGGACGCGATCGTGCTCTCGACCCGGATCTTCCAGCGCACGCCGGGCGCGAAGATTGAGATGGGGCCGCTGTGGGATTTTGACCGGGCGTATGCGTTTCAGGGAAGTGCTTCGGCTCATCCGCTTTGGGCGTCTGACCGGGATTGGTATGCAGCATTGTTTGGTGACAGCAATTTCCGTCAGTCTCATCAGGATGCCTGGCAGGAAGCGCGTCGGACGACAATCACGGATGACGCATTGCGTGCATTGGTCGACCGCGGGGCAGCAGGTCTCAAGCAGGATCAGATTGAGGCGAGTGGTGTGAGCTATTCGACGTGGTTGTCGGAGTTGGAGATTATGAAGGATTGGATGGTGACTCGGGCTCGGTACTTGGATGCTCAATACGAGCCATTGCCGACGGTGAGTCCGACCCAACGTGAGTTTTCCGACAGTGTGAGCGTGACGATGGCTCCGCTTGATGGCGGGGTGGTCTACTTCACGACGGATGGTTCGGACCCAAGGGCGTGGGGCGGAGCGGTGGCGGCCGGGGCGAGTGTGTATTCCTCGCCGTTGGTTGTGACGCAGCGGACGCGGGTTGTGGCGCGCACATATGATGGCGGGCGGTGGAGCGGCAAGGTGGTGCAAGATTACTACCAGGCAGCGGAGTTGCCGGAGTTGGTGGTTAGTGAGGTTGCGTACCACCCGGGGGCTCCTACGGCAGATGAAGTGGCAGCGGGGTATTCGAGCGACGATGGTTTTGAGTATGTCGAGTTTCAGAATATCGGTGCGGGGGCTGTGGATCTGTCTGTGCTCGCGCTCGGTGGTGGCGTGAGTTTCGACTTTGCCCAAGGCTCCCAAGCTCAGCTGGCGCCAGGTGGTCGTGTGTTGGTGGTCGCCAACCGGAGCGCATTCGAGACTCGTCACGGTACAGGCCATCCGGTGGCGGGTGAGTATGTGGGGACTTTGAGTAATAGCAGCGACCAGATTGTGCTGCGCGACTCGCATCTCGGCTTCGAGTACCAGAACTTCACCTACCAGGATTCTGCTCCGTGGCCTGAGTCTGCGGACGGTGCTGGTTACTCGCTTGTGTTGAAAGAGCCCGAGTCCAATCCGGATCACACGGTGGCTGAGAACTGGCGGGGAAGTCAGATGCCTAACGGAAACCCAGGGGCGACAGACGCGCGGGCCGCATTCACGGGCACGGCCTCGGCCGACAATGATGGAGATGGGGTGTCGGCATTGGTTGAGCATTTTCTTGGAACGTCTGACTCTGTAGCGACGGAGGGAATGAACCGCATGACCGTCGGTCAGGCCTTGGTGAGTGAGCTCGGTGAGGTTTTTCCTACCTTGGAAGTGCGCTACCAGATCGGTGCGGACGATGTCATTGGGCATGTGGAGTGGTCATCGACGCTGGATGGTTGGGATGCCGGTGATGCGTATTTGCTGCTGCTGAGTGACACACCGAATGGAGATGGTAGCGCGACCCAGGTGTGGCGGTCTGTGCGGCCACTTGAGCAAGCGCCCCAGTTCTTCCGGGTGAAGGTGTTGGAGCGGTGA
- a CDS encoding DUF1456 family protein yields MNNNDILRRLRYIFDYSDAEMAAICAEAGEEVATESVTGWLSREEDSRFAACSDRDLAVFLNGLINRLRGKKDGPQPAPESKLTNNVIFMKLKIALNLQADAVLEILNLVDFPMSKHELSAYFRKPGHRNFRECNDHALRMFLQGLQKKLRPTPYRK; encoded by the coding sequence ATGAACAACAACGACATTCTTCGCCGCCTTCGCTACATCTTTGACTATTCGGACGCGGAGATGGCTGCGATCTGCGCGGAGGCTGGTGAGGAGGTCGCGACCGAGAGCGTGACGGGCTGGTTGAGCCGGGAAGAGGATTCGCGTTTTGCTGCGTGTTCGGATCGTGATCTTGCAGTGTTTCTCAATGGTTTGATCAACCGCTTGCGTGGGAAAAAGGACGGGCCGCAGCCGGCCCCTGAAAGCAAGCTTACCAACAACGTCATCTTTATGAAGTTGAAGATCGCTCTGAACCTACAGGCGGATGCGGTTTTGGAGATTTTGAATCTGGTCGACTTCCCGATGAGCAAGCATGAGCTTAGCGCCTATTTCCGCAAACCGGGGCACCGCAACTTCCGCGAGTGCAACGACCACGCGCTACGCATGTTCTTGCAAGGTTTGCAGAAGAAGTTGCGCCCGACTCCCTACCGCAAGTAA
- the argA gene encoding amino-acid N-acetyltransferase, with translation MGFGDLRGILQYVPQFRGKTFVIAIDGEVAASEVFSNVLLDVAVLESLSVRVVLVLGAGRQVVDLGKARGVELSSIDGRGVTDAATHEVVMDAVSRLNLEVLRQLASSRIQAATPNAIHGHSEGVVKGVDHQFTGRVSWVDSEALTSLIDSRMVPVIPPLVITSGGNQLRANSDAVARKVAAAVGADKLIFLCGGPVPILTGERPHYAVAKHDAAALAEKLDDEWRSRIDHARRACEDGVARAHFLNGMESDALLAEVFSNEGVGLMVFADNYLQLRKLEERDVPELVSMMRNSVADDALVARSATEILERLDDYRVIVVDDNIVGSVALHFYDGSDAAELACLYVKRDHENQGYARKLVEHALALAADAGVSRVVALTTRAKDYFVESLGFSLGSESDLPTERAEKLQVSGRRSLVMIKQVR, from the coding sequence ATGGGATTTGGCGACCTCAGAGGAATTCTTCAATATGTTCCGCAGTTTCGGGGCAAGACATTCGTGATAGCGATCGACGGCGAAGTTGCGGCGTCGGAGGTGTTCTCGAATGTACTGTTGGATGTGGCTGTGCTGGAGTCCTTGAGTGTGCGTGTGGTGTTGGTTCTGGGGGCTGGGCGCCAGGTGGTCGATTTGGGCAAGGCGCGTGGAGTTGAGTTGAGTTCCATTGACGGGCGTGGTGTGACGGATGCTGCCACGCACGAGGTGGTGATGGATGCAGTGTCGCGGTTGAACTTGGAAGTTCTGCGGCAGTTGGCGTCGAGTCGGATTCAGGCGGCGACGCCGAATGCGATCCACGGGCATTCCGAGGGCGTGGTCAAAGGGGTGGATCATCAATTTACCGGACGGGTTTCGTGGGTCGACAGCGAGGCTCTGACCAGCTTGATTGATAGCCGGATGGTTCCAGTGATTCCTCCTTTGGTGATCACATCGGGAGGAAACCAATTGCGAGCGAACTCGGATGCAGTAGCGCGGAAAGTGGCAGCGGCCGTTGGTGCTGATAAGTTGATCTTTCTTTGTGGCGGGCCGGTGCCGATTTTGACTGGTGAGCGGCCGCACTATGCGGTGGCCAAGCACGATGCAGCGGCGCTGGCGGAGAAGCTTGACGACGAATGGCGGTCGCGGATCGACCATGCGCGGCGGGCCTGTGAGGATGGTGTGGCGCGTGCGCACTTCCTCAATGGTATGGAAAGCGATGCTCTGCTGGCGGAGGTCTTCAGTAACGAAGGGGTGGGGCTGATGGTGTTTGCTGACAATTATCTTCAGCTGCGCAAACTGGAAGAGCGCGATGTGCCCGAGTTGGTTTCAATGATGCGTAACTCGGTGGCGGACGATGCCTTGGTGGCCCGGTCGGCGACCGAGATTCTCGAGCGGCTCGATGATTACCGTGTGATCGTGGTCGACGACAACATTGTGGGGAGCGTGGCGTTGCACTTTTACGATGGCTCGGATGCTGCGGAGTTGGCCTGTTTGTACGTGAAGCGCGACCACGAAAACCAAGGGTATGCGCGCAAGCTGGTCGAGCATGCGTTGGCGTTGGCTGCGGATGCCGGAGTCTCGCGCGTGGTGGCATTGACCACGCGTGCGAAAGATTATTTTGTGGAGAGTCTGGGCTTCAGTTTGGGGAGCGAGAGTGATTTGCCGACGGAGCGTGCGGAAAAATTGCAAGTAAGTGGTCGTCGTAGCTTGGTGATGATCAAGCAGGTGCGGTGA
- a CDS encoding glycosyltransferase family 4 protein, which yields MRLSIITDTFPPDVNGVALTLRRLQSELTKLGHEVTVLMPYQLYEDGLKEATKRIRAGEIVSEPVPEPPITIQALPLPGYKGLRFGLPSKQLLVPFWRKPSNRPDLIYVATESPLGFSAVQAARKLNIPAVSGFHTNFHTYMADYNLAMLEDMAADYLRMVHNQTLATFAPSDDVIAQLTKDGFHNVRRLGRGVDTERFSPNLRDEALRAEWGAGPNDPVMLYVGRVAPEKNMPLFFKAYDAVKADHPSAKAVVVGGGPKLDDYKKKRPDIHFAGMRKREELARHYASGDVFAFPSTTETFGNVILEAMASGVTPVAYNYAAGKAYIRSGENGYAPEFNQPDAFVHAIRQAMDRAFDQPLRTAALETAQSLSWASVADQFLDDLRDIVENWEYTKDSAARKQTTPAL from the coding sequence ATGCGACTGTCTATCATTACCGACACATTTCCACCCGACGTCAACGGGGTGGCGCTTACCCTCCGTCGCCTGCAGAGCGAACTGACCAAGCTGGGCCATGAGGTCACCGTTCTGATGCCCTACCAGCTCTACGAGGACGGACTGAAAGAGGCCACCAAACGCATCCGAGCCGGCGAGATCGTCAGCGAACCCGTGCCAGAGCCGCCCATCACCATTCAGGCACTTCCGCTGCCCGGCTACAAAGGACTGCGTTTCGGGCTCCCATCCAAACAACTGCTGGTACCATTCTGGCGCAAGCCATCAAACCGCCCGGACCTCATCTACGTCGCCACCGAAAGCCCGCTCGGGTTTTCCGCTGTTCAGGCAGCCCGCAAGCTCAATATTCCAGCCGTCTCCGGCTTCCATACCAATTTCCACACGTACATGGCAGACTACAATCTGGCCATGCTCGAAGACATGGCGGCAGACTACCTGCGCATGGTGCATAACCAAACCCTCGCCACATTCGCTCCATCCGACGACGTCATCGCGCAACTCACCAAGGACGGCTTCCACAACGTCCGCCGTCTCGGCCGCGGGGTGGACACGGAACGCTTCTCCCCCAACCTGCGCGACGAGGCTCTTCGCGCCGAATGGGGTGCCGGCCCGAACGACCCGGTCATGCTCTACGTCGGACGCGTGGCTCCGGAGAAGAACATGCCGCTCTTCTTCAAGGCCTACGATGCGGTCAAAGCAGACCATCCGTCGGCCAAAGCCGTTGTTGTCGGAGGTGGCCCAAAGCTCGACGATTACAAAAAGAAGCGCCCGGACATCCACTTCGCCGGCATGCGCAAGCGCGAGGAACTCGCCCGCCACTACGCATCGGGAGATGTCTTTGCATTCCCAAGCACGACGGAAACCTTTGGCAATGTGATCCTCGAAGCCATGGCCAGTGGCGTCACGCCGGTAGCCTACAACTACGCTGCAGGCAAAGCCTACATCCGCAGCGGCGAAAATGGCTATGCTCCTGAGTTCAACCAACCGGATGCATTCGTCCACGCCATACGCCAGGCCATGGACCGCGCATTCGACCAGCCACTCCGCACTGCCGCGCTCGAGACCGCGCAGTCGCTCTCTTGGGCGTCCGTGGCCGATCAGTTCCTCGACGACCTCCGCGACATCGTCGAAAACTGGGAATACACAAAGGACTCCGCCGCCCGAAAGCAAACCACACCAGCCCTCTGA
- a CDS encoding septal ring lytic transglycosylase RlpA family protein has protein sequence MKPSPVRWLCALILVAAITSCSSPYPGYKHKPYTIKGQRYHPIHPNHAVGIKQQGGASWYDERRFFSSGTTALGEKFRAGAMAGAHKTLPIPCVVKVTNLRNGRKAILRINDRGPFIPGRILDVTPKAARRLGFYKQGITEVEIKVLSVGDGKHRITRRR, from the coding sequence ATGAAGCCATCCCCCGTTCGTTGGCTGTGCGCGCTAATTCTCGTTGCCGCCATCACCTCGTGCAGCAGCCCCTACCCGGGCTACAAACACAAGCCCTACACCATCAAAGGGCAGCGCTACCACCCTATCCATCCCAACCACGCCGTAGGCATCAAACAACAAGGCGGTGCCTCGTGGTACGACGAACGCCGATTCTTCTCATCGGGCACCACCGCACTTGGAGAAAAGTTCCGCGCCGGTGCCATGGCCGGCGCCCACAAGACGCTGCCCATCCCCTGCGTGGTAAAAGTCACCAACCTGCGCAACGGCCGCAAAGCCATCCTCCGCATCAACGACCGCGGACCGTTCATCCCAGGCCGGATCCTCGATGTCACCCCGAAAGCAGCTCGCCGCCTCGGGTTCTACAAACAAGGGATCACCGAAGTCGAAATCAAAGTCCTCAGCGTAGGCGACGGCAAACACCGCATCACCCGCCGCCGCTAG
- the lnt gene encoding apolipoprotein N-acyltransferase, with the protein MAKFKSMVTGTRGLRWVRRIFAVGSGAVLAVAFPGIDIGVGLWFWLPLLLACFEIGGRSWAWRNFRTGWLAGVTFHLITLRWLSDIWSAGPVLSLLGWFLLSSYLAMYFGVWSALVGWLARTDWQLLEPEEKKKFSGVTVAPVEGGKPTLESWSEHVEARKRPAMPKWLRGSLMVLGNAAIAAAAWVALEWVRGWLMTGFGWNGLAVGMHQNATLIQAADLVGVTGLSFVPVFCGYVLYVTLRRVHLEISRGRWRPHPEVGVAVLLVVACFVYGVRRLSEKPEVMSMQVAAVQPLMSQDQKHDRRAATDNAISIVGLLRDEMIAREVEMTQVLEAAILSGEEVELQSPHLDLVVLPESVVPWVIQDPHSYEFARQVRLVSAGASSDVVMGLMGQKIDAEDPEEYNSVAAFLNGRDYADEYHKMRLVPFGEYLPLRWIPPIEWIAGRAVPGDFDRGTSTEPLDLLLRNGEPSADMIPLLCFEDTIGEHARQFVREGRPQLMVNVTNDGWFAGQLAGRQHAANAMFRCIELRRPMVRAANTGMTCIIDSTGSFYDRHRDDRSKPQVLLDASGETTQVEGVLFGNAYLPVSGEMTLYAWAGDWFAMVCAGSVGLVILGRGVGALRNRGADEGEE; encoded by the coding sequence ATGGCAAAATTCAAATCAATGGTGACTGGTACGCGCGGACTGCGCTGGGTTCGGCGGATTTTTGCCGTTGGTTCTGGCGCGGTTTTGGCGGTGGCCTTTCCCGGGATTGATATCGGGGTGGGGCTGTGGTTTTGGCTCCCGTTGTTGTTAGCCTGTTTTGAGATCGGCGGGCGGAGTTGGGCTTGGCGCAACTTCCGCACGGGGTGGTTGGCTGGGGTGACGTTTCATTTGATCACACTGCGTTGGTTGAGTGACATTTGGAGTGCCGGTCCGGTTTTGAGTTTGTTGGGCTGGTTTTTGTTGTCGTCGTATCTGGCGATGTATTTTGGGGTTTGGTCGGCGTTGGTCGGGTGGCTGGCGCGGACTGATTGGCAGTTGCTCGAGCCTGAGGAGAAGAAGAAGTTTTCCGGTGTGACGGTTGCGCCGGTCGAGGGCGGCAAGCCGACGCTGGAGAGCTGGAGTGAGCACGTGGAAGCTCGCAAGCGCCCGGCAATGCCAAAGTGGTTGCGTGGTTCGTTGATGGTATTGGGCAATGCGGCAATCGCGGCCGCGGCGTGGGTCGCCCTGGAGTGGGTGCGCGGTTGGTTGATGACCGGCTTTGGTTGGAATGGCTTGGCGGTCGGGATGCATCAGAATGCAACGTTGATCCAGGCTGCCGATTTGGTCGGGGTGACCGGGCTTTCGTTTGTTCCTGTGTTCTGTGGCTATGTGTTGTATGTGACGCTGCGGCGGGTACATCTGGAGATTTCACGTGGCCGGTGGCGTCCGCATCCTGAAGTCGGGGTGGCGGTTTTGCTGGTGGTCGCGTGTTTTGTCTATGGCGTGAGGCGGCTGTCGGAGAAGCCTGAGGTGATGTCCATGCAGGTGGCGGCGGTTCAGCCGCTGATGAGTCAGGATCAGAAGCACGACAGGCGGGCGGCTACCGATAATGCGATCTCGATCGTGGGGTTGTTGCGCGACGAGATGATCGCGCGCGAAGTGGAGATGACGCAGGTGCTCGAAGCTGCGATTTTGAGTGGAGAGGAAGTCGAGTTGCAGTCGCCACATTTGGATCTGGTGGTGCTGCCCGAGAGTGTGGTGCCGTGGGTGATCCAGGACCCTCATAGCTATGAGTTCGCGCGCCAGGTTCGCTTGGTGAGTGCGGGTGCCAGCAGCGATGTGGTGATGGGGCTGATGGGCCAGAAGATCGATGCGGAAGACCCGGAGGAGTATAACTCGGTGGCGGCTTTTTTGAATGGGCGCGACTACGCCGACGAATACCACAAGATGCGTTTGGTGCCGTTTGGTGAATATTTGCCCCTGCGTTGGATCCCGCCGATCGAGTGGATTGCCGGCCGTGCCGTGCCGGGGGACTTCGACCGCGGAACGAGCACCGAACCGCTGGACTTGCTGTTGCGCAATGGCGAACCGTCAGCAGACATGATCCCGTTGTTGTGCTTCGAGGACACGATCGGTGAGCATGCGCGCCAGTTTGTGCGTGAGGGGCGGCCTCAATTGATGGTGAATGTCACCAACGATGGGTGGTTTGCCGGGCAGTTGGCGGGGCGTCAGCATGCGGCGAATGCCATGTTCCGGTGCATTGAGTTGCGGCGGCCTATGGTGCGGGCGGCGAACACGGGGATGACGTGTATCATTGACTCGACGGGCAGCTTTTATGATCGGCATCGCGACGATCGGAGTAAGCCGCAGGTGCTGCTGGACGCGAGTGGTGAGACGACGCAGGTCGAGGGCGTGTTGTTTGGCAATGCGTACCTGCCGGTTTCTGGTGAGATGACGTTGTACGCGTGGGCGGGCGACTGGTTTGCGATGGTGTGCGCCGGGAGTGTCGGTCTGGTGATCCTTGGGCGCGGAGTGGGCGCGTTGCGCAATCGGGGGGCGGACGAAGGAGAGGAATAG